The Pocillopora verrucosa isolate sample1 chromosome 2, ASM3666991v2, whole genome shotgun sequence genome has a segment encoding these proteins:
- the LOC131790609 gene encoding uncharacterized protein PF3D7_1120000-like — MSRMRTGLRPTVPTRHSPTKFPPVSNGLRSSSLPGSANSREPEWANDMVRGIQLKTASKTPLVAAHSPRKTPVGLEEVKATTSVKQHGEMTFSSSQQSMRESAKDKEIEKLKLKILSLQKLIEQLRAEIKEKTHKITELEEKLKSQEADFEEKINKVKAIISEKEKELIEKTKVIKNKDLAINELKDSFQKEKEEITKQYELELNKLKEQHLQELTERDGKMKILKTHMADALKDNSRERQVQLEELTKELKRVTEETDVLKSKLQSMKSSNQGKCPNCFVMERQLQSKILELRDKEVVTIEMQQLCAKMEQQLVQQDQLLRQWAKNKGKPVR; from the exons ATGTCACGAATGAGGACTGGTTTGAGGCCAACAGTACCCACGAGACATTCTCCAACTAAATTTCCCCCTGTTAGCAATGGTTTGAGGTCAAGCTCTTTACCAGGGAGTGCTAACAGTAGAGAACCAGAGTGGGCCAATGATATGGTGAGAGGGATTCAATTAAAAACAGCATCTAAGACACCTTTGGTGGCAGCCCATTCTCCTAGAAAAACTCCAGTAGGCCTAGAGGAGGTTAAAGCAACTACCTCAGTAAAACAACATGGGGAAATGACATTTTCCAGTTCACAGCAAAGTATGCGGGAAAGTGCCAAGGATAAAGAAATTGAG AAACTGAAGTTAAAAATCTTATCACTTCAAAAGCTCATCGAGCAGCTGCGTGctgaaataaaggagaaaacCCATAAAATAACAGAATTGGAGGAGAAGCTCAAATCACAG GAagctgattttgaagaaaagatCAACAAAGTAAAAGCCATTATCAGTGAAAAGGAGAAAGAACTCATTGAGAAGacaaaagttataaaaaacaaagatttagcAATTAATGAACTGAAAGACAGCTttcagaaagaaaaggaagagattACAAAAcaa TACGAACTTGAATTAAACAAGTTGAAAGAGCAACATCTTCAGGAGCTCACTGAGCGTGATGGCAAGATGAAAATCTTAAAGACGCACATGGCTGATGCTCTTAAGGATAATTCCCG GGAGAGGCAAGTACAGCTTGAAGAACTCACAAAGGAGCTTAAAAGAGTTACGGAAGAAACTGATGTGTTGAAATCCAAACTGCAGTCAATGAAATCATCAAATCAG GGCAAGTGTCCAAACTGTTTTGTAATGGAGAGACAACTCCAATCAAAAATTCTTGAACTGAGAGACAAAGAAGTTGTAACCATTGAGATGCAGCAGTTGTGTGCAAAAATGGAACAGCAACTTGTGCAACAG GACCAACTTTTGCGTcaatgggcaaaaaataaaggaaagccAGTCAGGTGA